One genomic region from Amaranthus tricolor cultivar Red isolate AtriRed21 chromosome 12, ASM2621246v1, whole genome shotgun sequence encodes:
- the LOC130828622 gene encoding uncharacterized protein LOC130828622 — protein sequence MLVGDVDARSKSNPSSGESIASYLKKFHEAVLEVTDLKESVALNALINGMKAQRPKFQLVESQAHDPKKRRSEKKDPISNHASRNREEHSSRRDRNYLPRRPEPPSDMGPPRSRHVYVVEGESRKRNLLDGDNDPLFNRDRKDIFFAIRDQLPTPPPTTTPSDRRNYNLWCYYHKEHDHTLAQCRELKRILHQLADEGKLSIFINRKDYDARREEERRSWNQRRRSPKRDEARRDSSNTQGTINMIFRGYTEEYPTIRAARYSVHILLRGPPKASSSGPTMRFDATTSQTLQQPHTDPLVVTLKIGQMKVKRVLVDTESTADLITMECLRKMKFEEKHLQPLDKPLIGFGGSQRDDGKVGILKGDQMTARQCLINTLKGGPSITPSEREREEDSPTVMSVYLENPNTHERPHSHRAIRGGRYFRRKTH from the exons GGGAATCTATAGCGTCATATTTGAAAAAATTCCACGAGGCGGTATTGGAAGTAACTGATTTGAAAGAGTCAGTCGCATTAAACGCcctgatcaacggaatgaaggctcaaaggccGAAGTTTCAGTTGGTCgagagtcaa gcacatgaccccAAGAAACGAAGGTCGGAAAAGAAAGATCCAATATCCAATCATGCCTCAAGGAATAGAGAGGAACATTCATCAAGGAGGGATAGAAACTACTTGCCGCGTCGTCCAGAACCTCCGTCAGATATGGGGCCTCCACGATCCAGACACGTATATGTCgttgaaggggagtccaggAAGCGGAATTTATTAGATGGAGACAACGATCCGCTGTTCAACCGGGACAGGAAGGACATATTCTTCGCCATCCGGGATcagttgccaactccacctcctactACCACCCCCTCTGATCGACGGAACTACAATCTGTGGTGTTATTACCACAAAGAACACGACCACACTTTGGCCCAATGCCGCGAACTCAAGCGTATCCTACATCAACTGGCCGATGAGGGAAAATTGTCCATCTTCATCAACCGAAAGGACTACGACGCTAGAAGAGAAGAGGAAAGGAGGTCGTGGAATCAAAGACGCAGATCCCCCAAGAGAGATGAGGCCAGGCGCGACAGTTCTAACACacaaggaactatcaacatgatttttagAGGATACACTGAAGAGTATCCTACAATCCGGGCCGCAAGATACAGCGTCCACATTCTGCTAAGAGGGCCTCCAAAAGCCTCGTCAAGCGGACCGACCATGAggttcgatgccacgacctcccaaaCGCTGCAACAACCACAtactgaccctctggtggtcaccctcaaaattgggcaaatgaaagtcaagaGGGTACTGGTAGACACCGAAAGCACGGCTGATCTTATAACGATGGAATGCTTGAGAAAGATGAAGTTCGAAgaaaagcacttacaacccctTGATAAACCCTTGATCGGGTTTGGGGGAAGTCAG CGGGACGATGGAAAAGTGGGTATCCTCAAAGGGGATCAGATGACGGCacgccaatgcctcatcaacaccttAAAAGGAGGACCTTCCATCACCCCCTccgaaagggaaagggaagaagATTCCCCGACTGTGATGAGCGTGTATCTAGAGAACCCTAACACGCACGAAAGGCCTCATTCCCATAGAGCGATACGAGGAGGTAGATATTTTCGGAGGAAAACGCATTAA